Below is a window of Methanobrevibacter sp. DNA.
GTTGTATTCATTTAAGGTTAGATTGTAAACTTTCCTGACACAGCCGAAATTCTTATGAAACTCTTCAATTTGTTCAGATGAAGGTTTAAGTCTAACCTTAATAGCCATTACTCGTTTATCCATTATACATCCACCACATTTTTTGAATTAAAACTATAATGGTTCTTCAATTTTAACATACAAAAATTAAAAACTCACTAATATTAAATATAACAACTTCCCCATATATAAAGAAATAGTAAGAGAGCATATGAAAAGTATTAATTTAATATGAAAATCCAAAAGTAATAGTGAATATAATAATCCCCCTAAATACCTTATAAAAAAAAGCTTATTTTAAAAAATAACTAATTATATAGACAATTAACAAAAGTACACCCAACTTTTCGATTCATCCCCGACTTGCAGAAGTCGAGGTATTCTCGAATTTTAAAGATAAAAGAAGCAATGCTAAAAAGTTACTGGCATTAAAAATCAGACAGACAATAAAACCTATGAAATATGATACGATTCCAACTATTAACGGAACGAACCTGTCTTCCCTGTTGGAAATGTCATTGTCTGTGTTGATTTTTTTAGCCCAAAATACAATTATCGCCATCGGAAGAAGAGATGCGAAAATTAGGGAGATCAACTCATTGATATGAATTTGGTAAAGTTAAAATCCCCGTTTTCAAATGACAAAACCGCACAGATTATCAAAAATAACGGGATTGTAATAATCGGAGGGTTTGTCAGTACAGAAATTGATTTGGCTAATTTATATTTGTTCATTGTATAATATTTTAATATTTTCAGTTAATAATCTATCGGTTTTAATATCAAATCAGCAACGAAATCAGTAATTCTGTTGAGGAATTTTGTGATAATGTCGGCAGACAGGATTAGTGTTACGACAAATACAAATGCCAGGTTTGCAATTAATGTAATAATATCATTTGCAACATATAATTTCACGTTCATGTCCATGAAATATATTAAAATGAACATATGCAGCATATATATCGCCATTGAATTTCTTCCGAATTTTGTTAAAATTGATTCTTTGTTGGTCATGGCCCTGTTTAAAAGCAATACCATAGCCATTTCAATAAGTATCACTGCAACTCTTTTAATCATTTCAAACAATATATTTCCTGCATATGGGGTTTTGAATAACATGACCCTGACGTCCAGCAGATCAATTGCAATCAATATTAAAACAAGACCCAGTACAAATATGATTTTAAAGTGTTTTTCATAATAATTGATTAATTTTGGCTGGATTTCAGTGAGTTTTTCCTTATATGAGTTATAATAGAATCCCATGAGGAATATAGGGAAATATGCAAAGAGTCTTGTCAGTCCCAAAATGTTTGGATGTATGTCTATTATTCCAAAAAACACGGCACAGATAAATGCGGTTAAAAGAGGGTATCTGAATTTGTCAAAGAGAGGAAGCATTACCTTCATGAAAAACAATGCAACTAAAAACCATAAGCCCACTGATGTCTGAATGAATATCATGCTAATATCAATTTTGCCCGTTAGCATAAACCTGAACAGCTTGAGCACGATTGTAAATATTATATATGGGATTAATAGTCTTTTGAAGCTTTTAGCGTATTGGTCTGAAGATGTTTTTGAAAAATATCCGGAAACGAAAAAGAATAATGGAAGGGCGGTTATATAAAGTATTTTATGCCCCAACATCGGAAACATCTCGGAAGTGTTCAGATGCCAGCAAACTATCATAAGTATTGCCAGCCCCTTTAAGTTGTCAAATCTGTGAATCCTTTCATGAGTCATATTATTATATATAATAGGTCATATGTATTATACATTTTGACACTTCACCTAAACCGTTGCAGATGCAATAGTTGTCAATGCAACAGTTTATATATGAGGACATCTTAATATTAAAACTATGAAATCATTAGTAGTTTATTATTCAAGAACCAACATTACAAAAAAGCTGGCTGAAGACATTGCAGCCAAAACTGGTTCCGACATTGACGAGATTATCCCTGTTTGAAACGTGTCTTTTGGAGATAATTATTCAAAACTTTTAAAAATCGTTGAATGTTTTCTAAAAAGTGTTTTCTGTGCAAAAAAAAGAAGGTAATTGGCTTATTTACCAATTACTTGTTCGATTAATTTTTCATTTGGAGCTTCAATTTGAATTACTTTACCATCATCAGGGTAAATATAAACACATCTTCCATCGTCTTTTTGTTCAAAGAGACCTGATTTGTTTGAAATGTTTTTCATTACAGTGTTTCCTTGAGGGACTAAATCAATAGATTTTGATGGAACGATGTCAGTTATAGTGATGTTGTCAGTACCATTTTCTGTAACAACAACTGAATATTCACAAGGTACTCCAAAAAATGTGCCGTTCAGGTTGTTTTGAACTAAATCTTTGTTAATTGTAAACCCTTCAGGATTGTTAACTGAAGTAGCACAAACCATACCTATTGTACAAAGTGCAATAAATAATAATTTGAAGTGTGCAAAAACATCATGTCGCACCTGAAAAACATTTAAATATTAACTATGTTTGAAATTAAATTTGAAAAATACATCATGTTTGAAACGTATCTTTAAACGCAATTATCAAAACATAAAGACTTAAAAATAAGTATTAAAATAGTTATTAATAATGTTGCAATTCTCCACAGCTTATATGCCCGTGGCATTTGCATTAAAAATAAAACAATTATCATAAAATCGGGAGGGGTTAAATTTTGTTTAATAAAAGATATTTAGTATTAATTTTAATAATTCTGTCTTTATTTTGCCTAATTGCATCAGTCAGTGCTGAAAATAGCAATTTAGATGACAATACGAACAGCAGCATTGCAAATGAATCCGGTTTACAACCTTCTATTGCAGAAGAAATTAATCAAAGTGTTAATGATTCTTCAGATAATGCATCATCCACAAATCAGAACACTGCTGAGAAATCCAAAGCAGTCGTTAAAAAAGCTCCTAAAGTATGGATAAATAAGATGACTGTTAAATCAGACAAGAAACTGGTTATAAAACTTAAATCCGACAAGAAAGGAACAATCTATTATTCAACCAACGGCAAAAAGCCAACTGTTCACAGCAAAAAATATACGGGATCTATTACTTTAGCGTCAAATAAGGTTTTGAAGTTTTTTGCCGTATCAAAGGACGGAAGCAAGTCAAAAGTTCAAACATATAAAAGAATTTTGGGAAAAACTTCAAAGGGATATGTTGAAAAGCTCTACTTCGGCGATCTCTCTTCAACAAAAACAATTGCATTGATTGTTGGAGTTCATGTTCAAGAAAGCGGAATGCACAAGGCAATTTATAAAAGCCTGGTTAAGAAAACCAGCAAATTAAAAAGAAAATACGTGCTTTACTACATTCATGTCACCAAAGACAAGAACAGCTATTCTAAAAGCAGAATGCATGGTCAGATACTGGGAAACAAATACATAATAAAGGACATAGCTAGGGAAAAACCTCAAATAACAACAGATATCCATGAAACAAACTACAAGCTTAGCGGATACAAATATCCCCGTTTCATCCACATGATTTCAAACAAGAACATAAAAAGTGTCAAGATAACTAAAAGTCTTCATAAGAAATCTTCTCTTTATTTAAAAAGACTGCTTAAACTGGCACCGCATATCAAAAGATTTGATCCCCAGTTAGGTTCCAGTCCTGCCTACATTACAGTACCTATTGCCAATAATGGTTTGGTTTCCTATATCTATGAAACAGAACTTTCCTATTCACAAAAGGTTAAGCAGAATTATGCAGACAAATATATTAAAGCTTTGGATAAAGTCAGTTTATCCTTTTAGCTTTAATTTTTATTTTTTTCAATAAAATACAAAAACACTATAATCTACAGGAAAGCAAATATTTCGGGAGGAATGCAAATAATATTGTCATTAATTACAATATCTGACGTAGTATTTGAAATTATTACTCCTTGTGGGGAATTGTATTTTTTAATGGCTCGTTTGATTTGACTTTTATTTTTATTTCCACAACTAACTTCGAATGGAATAGGTTTTTCAAGTCCCCTTTGAACGATAAAATCAACATTTTTATCACTGCTTTTTTTCTTGCTGTCATCATAATATGTTTTATAGGATATGCTGCTTTGATTATCCAAATTATTTAAACTTGAAGCCACATAATTTTCAAGCAGTTTACCGAAATATGCTGTTTGATCTTCAAGTACAGCAGTGCCCATATTTAAAGCAAGATTATGTTTTATGCTGGGGGTTGCAAAAAAATATTCATGAGGTTTTGTTGTTCTTTTAATTGAGGAAGTAAAAGCTTCAATATGAAATATCAATTGTGTTTTTTCTAAAATATTCAATACTTTTGTGACTAATGGCTTTTTTGCATCAAAAAGATTTGAAAGAGAACCTATTGATACTTCACCGGGATTTTGAAAAGCAAAATAATTCAAAATCTGAAATGCAAGATCATGTGTATTTGTATTTATTCCTTCGATATTGTTCATATCTGTAGTCACGACTTTTTCTACCATGTTTACAATTTTTTTTGTTATTTCATGATTGTCCTGGTAAAATGATGATGGAAAACCTCCATATTGTAAGAAATTCTTCCATTCGGATACATTAAAGTTATTGAAATTTGAATAGATATACATTATTTGCCTTTCTATTTCTGCACTGTTATCTGTTTGGCCGTTGAAAATCATTTGAATTATAGAATCTGAAATATCATTTTTAAAATTTCCATATTTTAATTTTAAATGTTGTGAATATGTTAACGGATATATCGGAATATTTAATAATCTTCGTGCGGCATCAGGATTATTGGAAAGTTTTAATGCAGATGACCCACTGAATATCATGAAAATATTTTTGGAAGCATCAAAAATTAATTTTCCATTAAATGCCCATTTTTTATCATATTGGGCCTCATCAATTAAAATAAATACGGGTTGTGATAATGTTTCAATGATTGAATTATGAAATGTTTCACAATAATAATTGACAACATCAAAAATATCCGCATCTCCAGTTCTTTTTAACTGGTCGCAAGAGAAATACAAAATATTTTGAGAACTGATGTTTTTTTCTTTTAGAAGATACTCATATGCCTGAAACAATAAAGTAGTTTTTCCAACATCACGCAATCCAGGTAAAACAAGAAATCTGTTTATATTTTCTTCATCCAAGAAGTTATCAACATACCTAATAATATTATCATAATCTGAGCGCTTATTAAATTTTTTATTTTTATGGGTAAGTTCCGGGTCCAATCTCATCGGCATTGTTAAGATTTGATTTCTAATATATGTTTTTTGGATTTCATTCATTATCCTCACCCCCTAACTATTATTATATATCATCATAGTTATATATAAAGACTAGTATTTTTAATCATCATAGTTATATATAAAGACTAGTATTTTAAATATTAATAGTTATAAAATTTTCCAACTATAATCCTACTATCAATTAACCATTAAATGAATTAAAAATGATATTTGATAAAATATTGCTGGGAAAACCTGCTCCATATTTCCTAGAAAATCAATCCTAAAAAAATTTTTAAAGGAAGAAAAATAGAAGTTTAATAATAAAAATACATAGAGTATAAAACATATATTTGAATTTAATTTGGTGATTACTATGGCTAATATTGTGTTTAAAGACTGTGAATACCGTTTCACAGAAGATGACAAACTGTACTGTAAAAATAAAGAGGCTCCTGAAAACGGATGTGATAACTGTAAGGAAAATGTTCATTTGAACTGTCAAAACTATGTTCCACGAAAGGACATGTGTTTACAATTCTTCCAGGCAGGAATATCAGAAGTTTCACAGTACGATACCTGTGCAGAAAAAGTTGTATTCAATGATAAAGAACTTCAACGCAAGTGGAGCAATTAAACTCCACTATAATTTTAATTTGAACTTCCTATTCTTACACCTAATGCAAGTTCAATTTTATCATATTTATATTAATAAAATCACTAAGACTTAAAAAATACAATTCTAATGATTAAACACCATAAACACTTCATCACTTCCATAATTCCTTTAAACGTATCTTTTGTAAACGCAAATACACAAAAAACTTAAATCAATATCTGACGAAAATAATAATAGGAGAGAATATGGACAATATTTTTAATTTTGAAGGAATAGAAATTAATCAGGAGTTATTAAAAAGAACAAATCCCATATTTACCACTGCAAAGATGACTCTTTTTCAGCTGGCGGCAGCAGGTCATGATGACGCCAAAACCTTAGCCGAAAAGCTGAATCTTACCCAGAAAGATACGCAGAACAGTGCGACCGTTAATGTGGATAAGGATGATCTTTTTGTCAACAGTATCATTATGGATGTAAGATATTTTACCAATGGAAAACTCGCCAGGCAGTCCGGTTTAACTGTCTTTGACCTGCCATGCGGTTTCACACCAAGAGCCATTGAATTTGCAAAAAGCGGCAGGAAATATGTCGGGATGGATTTACCTGCAACAATCAATGAAGTTGAACCTGCCGTAATGTCACTTTTAGATGAAGAGCAAAAAAAGCTTGTAAGTTTTGAAGGCGTTGATGCAACCAATTATCACTCCCTTAAATCTGCATTTGACAAGATTGACGGCGAGGTATGCATAACAACCGAAGGACTCATGATGTATCTTACTGACCGTGAGATGGACGCCATGTGCGATAACATCAAAAGGATTCTTAAAGAGCATGGAGGATACTGGATTACCCTTGATCCTGAGATATCTTTTCTCTATGTTTTGATAGTGAAAGCTTTCTATGGAGACAGAACAAGAGAGAAAATGTATGAGGCAAAGTATAGAATACAAGATAAATCCGATGTAACTGTCGTAGACAATACAATAACCATCAGTTTAAGAGGAAATGTTCAGGAAAATATTAAAAATGCCCTGAATTACATTAAATCAAAAGGATTTAAACTGGAGAGACTTCCCTATGCAGACCACATACCTGAGTTTAAAAGTCTGGAGAATATTGACCCTGAGATTGCAGAACATATCAAGGAAGGATTAAAGAGAGTATGCATTTGGAAAATCAGTGTTGACGAATCAGAAAATGTTGATATATCTGATAGCGAAACAGAATCATTTAATGCGGATGCGTCAGTTGACTGTGACAGGCTTAATTTAGCTTTGTCTGGAAATTTGGATTCATTAAGTGCACCTGAACTTCTTGCAAATTATGAAAAAATTAAGAAGGATTACTCCCTTAAAAGCGTGTTAATTGATTGCTCTAAACTGGGATATGTATCCTCTGCAGGTCTGCGAGTTCTTCTTATGATGCAGGACGACTGTGATGATGGCATTATAATGGAGTCATGCAATGAAAGTGTTATTGAAGTCGTATCAGATACTGATATCCAAGTGATTTAGAAATCCTTATTCATAATCCTTGCAGTATCCTCCATTGGATATGTTATGGCCCAGATTGCAGTAATACTCAACATATCCGCCCATATCAAAATCACCTATAATTCCTCCGCCACTGTCCAAATATTCTTCACGGTAATGAATGCAATTAAAACTGCAATATCCCCCATGAGCAGGATGAGTGTTTACTGTTGTTTTACTTCTCATCTCTTTTTCTTTAGCTTTTCTGGCATTTTCTTCAGCAATTCTTTTGTCTTTTTTGATTTTATATTCCTTCATCAGCTGATTTACCCTGGATTCAACATCTTCAGATTTAATCTTGCCGGAGTTTATTTCCTGTTCAATTTGTTGTCTGATTAAATCACCTGCATCATAACCTAAACCGTTTCTGTGCAATTCTTCACTAAAAGATACCTTGAACAATATTTTTCCGCCAACCACTCTTTTAAGTTCCTTTCTGGCTTTCTCTTTTTCATTATTGTAGAGCTCTGATTTAACTGAATTGAAAATCTGTTTTGTGTGAGATTTTTCGATTTTTACACCGCAGTTAATGCAATAATTATAATCTTTTTCTAATTTAGCCCCGCAGTTAGTACAAAAATTGCCCATATTATCCCCTTCAAGTTAGTCTTCTTAAACAGATTTCAGTCAAAAAACTTATTTATATATTTCTAATTTTTACAATACTTATCAAAATCCCACCTGATTTTGTTAAAACATCACCAAAAAAAACAGGTATAACCAAAAATAAGAAAATGTTGAATTAAGAGCGCCCTCTTTAAAAAAAATAAACATCAGCAAACCCTAGCGTTAATGTCAAAAGCAATATCCTAAAATGAAAAAAGAAATAACTATTTTTTAATTTAACCCTCACATTAACGATACTTGAAACCTGAGCACATGAATATCAAATATTTGAAATTTGCTTTTGAAAAGTAGTTGATATATATGCATAATTATAAAGTAACTTGATTTATATGATGCTTGGCGTTAATGTAAAATTACGCTTATTAAAATTATAGTTTGAGAATTTGATTTAATTTAATTTAATGAAAAAATAATTTAAAAAAAGATAAAAAAGTAGAAGAAATGTTTTAATTTCTTCTATTTGATTGTTACTTTAATTTTTTTGGATGCAGATTTATAGGTATTGTCACCGGCAAACTTGATTACTGCAGTGAAGATACCTTTTTTAGTTATTTTAAGGCTGAAAGTAGCTTTACCTTCAGCATTTGTTTTTGCAGTATATGTTTTACCGTTTATTTTTAAGGTAATCTTTTTACCTGCTGCAAGGTATGTTTTACCGTCAATGGATGCTCCTTTAATTGTTTTTAAAGTAACTGTGTATTTTTTGGTTTTTGCTTTAACTTTGAAAGTCTTTGCGTTAGCAGCTATTGAAGTAGTTTTCTTGTTGACAGTTACTTTAAACACTTTCATGGAAGCGTTGTAGTTTTCATCATCTAAAAATACTGCTACAAATGTGTATAATCCTGCATTTTTGAGGTTAATCTGGACATTTGCATAACCATTAGCATCAGTTGTTCTCTTTAATGTTACACCATTATAGCCAATATAAACGGTTTTATTTGCTAATGATTTACCATTTACATCTGTAAGCTGTACTGTGAAGTTTTTACCTCTTTCACCGACATAATAGTCACATGCATACTGTGTGAAGTCCTCACCTACAATAACTGTAGACTGTCTTTGAAGAGTCATTTTAACTGTAATGTTGCAAGCAAGATAGACATTATTTCCTTCATAATTGGCAGCGATTTCAGCTCCAGGCTCAGCAATGATCACAAATGAACCATTAGCATCACTGACAGTAGAATTTGAAACTCCGTTTACAGAGTATGAGATATTTGCTTCGGAAATCGGATTTCCGTTTTCATCGCTTAAAATCAGTGAAACATTATTTTTAACAATGACAACCTCAGCAAATTTAGAAGCTATTTTACTGACAGTTACAGTAATGTTTTTGCTTACTGGAGCATATTTATCATCACCAACAGTCAAAGTAATAACAGAAGTACCTTCGTTCAAACCAGTAACAATACCATTATCAACACGGACAACCGCAGGATTGCTGGAAGTATAATTAACAGTTAAATTTTCAGGAACAACAACAGCATCAAGCTCATAAACCTCATCAATAACAATAAAGACAGTATCATTCAAAACACTAATACTAGCATCTCTCAAACTAACAGTAACCCTGATTGTTTTATTTTGAGCTGCAGTATAATTGTCATTACCGGCAAATGAAACAGTAACGGTAGCATTACCTTTACTTAATGCTGTGATTAAACCATCACCGGATACTTTAACAACACTTTCATTATTAGAAGAATATGTCAGATTACCTGCGCCTGCAGGAGTTAAATTAGCCAAAACAGCAAACTCATCAATTACCTTTAAATCGAGTGTTTCAATAGCTAAAGTGATTTCAGTGGATAATTTATTTACTGTAATGTTGACTTCTTTAGTTACCGGATTATGAATATTGTCAGCTATTGTTGTTACAGACAATGTATGATTTCCTGCCTTTAAACCTGAAATCTGAATAGTGAAATTATTAATCACATCAACATTAACACCATCTATGCTTGCTGTGATTTCTGTAGCTCCGGTAGTTGTTACAGTAACATTTCTTGAATCGCCATAATCCAAAACAATATTATCAAGAATTATTGTTGAATCCTCTTTATAGATGGTTATAGTACCATTGCTGACATTAACATTGTCCAATCCGGCATATGATGCATTGACTTCATATTTACCGTAGTCATCAAATGTATGTTCCGCCCACCAGGTACCATTAGCACCATAGGTCGCATCGATTTCTGTACCGTTTGGTAAGACAAATAATAATTTGCCGGGCATAACTTCACTGTAAATATTGGATTTTGCAGTGATGTTTACAGTCCGGTTGTTGGTTGTCTTGGAAGTGACATTCACATTAAGGTTGTTTGAGATTGTTTTTTCAGATTCAGTGTAGTATGAATCTGCCTCATGGCGAACGAAGATGTAATAATTATCACTATCATTTATGTTCAAAACAATCTTACCTTCCTTATCTGTGACATTAACTCCATTTAAAATCGGAACACCATTAACAACACCACCCACAGTAATGTTTATACCGGCTTGTCTATTGGATCTTGATGGAACTGTAGGGGAACTGCCTGTGTTTGCAATTCCATTGGCGCCCCAATAGGTCACATTGGTAAATGTAACTTCATCCTCTCTAGAATATATTGCATTTAAAAGGTTATTCTGACCTGTGAAAGCAATTGTAATATTATTACCATACTTAGTTATTTCTAAAGCTTCTGCATCTGCCCTATTGTTTAAGAAACAAGAATGAGAAACATTTTTGTTGGTTGATGCAGTCCTGAAGTAAATTGCAGAACCAACAGTTGCATTATTACGGGTGAAATTACAATATGTCAATTTCCCATTATTCAAGAAGTAAACTGCACCACCAAAACCGTAATCTCCAGTTGCTGTGTTATCAACGAAATTACAATTTTCAACACTGCCAGAATGCATCCTTATAGCACCACCCTCATCGGTTACAGAGTTATTGACGAAATTACAGTTTCCAACACTACCAGAATATATGTAGACAGCACCACCATTACTAGCGGAGTTATTAGCAAAAGAACAGTTTGTCACTTCGCCATTATTCAAGAAGTAAACTGCACCACCATAAGCATTATCTCCAGTTGCAGTATTATTAACAAAATTACAATCTGACACAATACCTGCATCATCGAAGTAAACTGCACCTCCGCCGGTTGAGTTACCATTTATAAAAGTAATGTTTTCTAAAACAACATCAGTGCACATGACCTGGAAGATGCGAGCCTGACCCTTAGCGTCAATGGTGTAGCCATTACCATTGATTGTAACAGACCTGTCAATCACAATACCATCTACAAAAGCAGAATCATAATCTGAATCAAAGTAAAAATCATTAGTTAAATTAATAACGGCATCACTATTGGAATTGAGTGTATAATTCAAAAACCAAAATGTATGCTCAGGAGCGGTAACTTCTATGGTTCCTTTATTGACAACAACATTATCCAATCCAGGGAATGCTGCATTGACTTCATAATCACCGTAGTCATCAAAAGTATGCACTGCCCACCATGTACCGTTATCACCATAGGTCGCATTGATTTCGGTACCGTTTGGTAAGACAAATAATAATTTACCATCCCACAAGAGATTTTTCGGAATGTTGGATTTTGCAGTGATATTCGCAGTTTTGCTGTTGGTTGTAACTGAAGTTACATTTACATAAAACTGAACAACAGGCATTATTATTTCCATATTCCTGATAACCGGTTCTGAACCTTTATATTCAGTTCTGAAAACTGCATAATAAGATCCGACCGGCAGGTCC
It encodes the following:
- a CDS encoding helix-turn-helix domain-containing protein, which translates into the protein MDKRVMAIKVRLKPSSEQIEEFHKNFGCVRKVYNLTLNEYN
- a CDS encoding chitobiase/beta-hexosaminidase C-terminal domain-containing protein, translated to MFNKRYLVLILIILSLFCLIASVSAENSNLDDNTNSSIANESGLQPSIAEEINQSVNDSSDNASSTNQNTAEKSKAVVKKAPKVWINKMTVKSDKKLVIKLKSDKKGTIYYSTNGKKPTVHSKKYTGSITLASNKVLKFFAVSKDGSKSKVQTYKRILGKTSKGYVEKLYFGDLSSTKTIALIVGVHVQESGMHKAIYKSLVKKTSKLKRKYVLYYIHVTKDKNSYSKSRMHGQILGNKYIIKDIAREKPQITTDIHETNYKLSGYKYPRFIHMISNKNIKSVKITKSLHKKSSLYLKRLLKLAPHIKRFDPQLGSSPAYITVPIANNGLVSYIYETELSYSQKVKQNYADKYIKALDKVSLSF
- a CDS encoding zinc ribbon domain-containing protein; this translates as MGNFCTNCGAKLEKDYNYCINCGVKIEKSHTKQIFNSVKSELYNNEKEKARKELKRVVGGKILFKVSFSEELHRNGLGYDAGDLIRQQIEQEINSGKIKSEDVESRVNQLMKEYKIKKDKRIAEENARKAKEKEMRSKTTVNTHPAHGGYCSFNCIHYREEYLDSGGGIIGDFDMGGYVEYYCNLGHNISNGGYCKDYE
- a CDS encoding acyltransferase family protein; the protein is MTHERIHRFDNLKGLAILMIVCWHLNTSEMFPMLGHKILYITALPLFFFVSGYFSKTSSDQYAKSFKRLLIPYIIFTIVLKLFRFMLTGKIDISMIFIQTSVGLWFLVALFFMKVMLPLFDKFRYPLLTAFICAVFFGIIDIHPNILGLTRLFAYFPIFLMGFYYNSYKEKLTEIQPKLINYYEKHFKIIFVLGLVLILIAIDLLDVRVMLFKTPYAGNILFEMIKRVAVILIEMAMVLLLNRAMTNKESILTKFGRNSMAIYMLHMFILIYFMDMNVKLYVANDIITLIANLAFVFVVTLILSADIITKFLNRITDFVADLILKPIDY
- a CDS encoding AAA family ATPase, producing MNEIQKTYIRNQILTMPMRLDPELTHKNKKFNKRSDYDNIIRYVDNFLDEENINRFLVLPGLRDVGKTTLLFQAYEYLLKEKNISSQNILYFSCDQLKRTGDADIFDVVNYYCETFHNSIIETLSQPVFILIDEAQYDKKWAFNGKLIFDASKNIFMIFSGSSALKLSNNPDAARRLLNIPIYPLTYSQHLKLKYGNFKNDISDSIIQMIFNGQTDNSAEIERQIMYIYSNFNNFNVSEWKNFLQYGGFPSSFYQDNHEITKKIVNMVEKVVTTDMNNIEGINTNTHDLAFQILNYFAFQNPGEVSIGSLSNLFDAKKPLVTKVLNILEKTQLIFHIEAFTSSIKRTTKPHEYFFATPSIKHNLALNMGTAVLEDQTAYFGKLLENYVASSLNNLDNQSSISYKTYYDDSKKKSSDKNVDFIVQRGLEKPIPFEVSCGNKNKSQIKRAIKKYNSPQGVIISNTTSDIVINDNIICIPPEIFAFL
- a CDS encoding STAS domain-containing protein translates to MDNIFNFEGIEINQELLKRTNPIFTTAKMTLFQLAAAGHDDAKTLAEKLNLTQKDTQNSATVNVDKDDLFVNSIIMDVRYFTNGKLARQSGLTVFDLPCGFTPRAIEFAKSGRKYVGMDLPATINEVEPAVMSLLDEEQKKLVSFEGVDATNYHSLKSAFDKIDGEVCITTEGLMMYLTDREMDAMCDNIKRILKEHGGYWITLDPEISFLYVLIVKAFYGDRTREKMYEAKYRIQDKSDVTVVDNTITISLRGNVQENIKNALNYIKSKGFKLERLPYADHIPEFKSLENIDPEIAEHIKEGLKRVCIWKISVDESENVDISDSETESFNADASVDCDRLNLALSGNLDSLSAPELLANYEKIKKDYSLKSVLIDCSKLGYVSSAGLRVLLMMQDDCDDGIIMESCNESVIEVVSDTDIQVI
- a CDS encoding flavodoxin, which translates into the protein MKSLVVYYSRTNITKKLAEDIAAKTGSDIDEIIPV